Proteins from a genomic interval of Microcoleus sp. bin38.metabat.b11b12b14.051:
- a CDS encoding Crp/Fnr family transcriptional regulator, which produces MTLSTYTPGLYASFKHQTYTHRQLVPVPSKGLLRIERGAVRTVTWSDQGTAITLGYWGVGDVIGQPLSGVEPYQIECKTHVEISYIPANLCDRSLDEIFKHIQQTQALFYILRTESLRDRLLQLLVWLGQKFGREVAQGVLIDLRLTHQELSEAIGITRITVTRLMGRLEEEGFIDRTRPQYIVLTSRL; this is translated from the coding sequence ATGACTCTTTCCACCTACACTCCAGGCTTGTACGCTAGTTTCAAACACCAGACTTATACCCACCGTCAGTTAGTGCCCGTGCCGTCTAAAGGCTTGCTGCGAATAGAACGGGGAGCTGTCCGAACCGTGACTTGGAGCGACCAGGGGACAGCAATCACGCTGGGATATTGGGGAGTTGGGGACGTGATCGGTCAGCCGCTGTCAGGTGTCGAACCTTATCAAATTGAGTGCAAGACTCATGTAGAAATTAGCTACATTCCTGCCAATTTGTGCGATCGATCGTTAGATGAAATTTTCAAACACATCCAGCAAACTCAAGCATTATTCTACATACTTCGCACCGAATCTCTGCGCGATCGACTGCTGCAACTATTGGTTTGGTTGGGACAAAAATTTGGTCGCGAAGTCGCACAAGGAGTGTTAATTGATTTGAGATTGACTCACCAGGAGCTTTCCGAAGCTATTGGAATTACGCGGATTACGGTAACGCGGCTGATGGGGAGGCTGGAAGAAGAGGGATTTATCGATCGCACTCGCCCTCAATACATTGTCTTAACTTCCCGTTTGTAA